The Pseudalkalibacillus hwajinpoensis DNA window TTGATGCTATGGGACAGGTCGGATCACCGGTTGTCGTAACCTTTATGGCGTTTCCTGCTCTTGCCGTTGCTTTACAATTCAGCGTCAAAAAAGGTGTCCTTACTTTTATTGTTTCAGCGATCGTAAGGCAGTTAGCTGTTTGGTTAAATGAAAGCGGTGCCATGACGTTTGGTGATACAGCTGTTACTTTGAATCAGGAAGGTATGGCCCTTATTACAGGAATGATCTTCTTAATCACCTATGCTGTCCGTCAAAAATCAGACTCTGAAGGAAGCAGTATTGATCTCGCATCTGTTTTCAGTGAGCGGGTCAATCGAATTAAGAAGCATGTTGTTTATTTTATGATTATGGGTGGTCTTATTGCTGCTGCTACTAATCTACTCATTATGGCGGGAGACCCTATCTCGTTGAATTTGCTTGCAGAAGGACGAGTGACAGATGCTGCAATCGCAGCGGGTGCTCGTGCGCTCGGCTTTATTCCACTTGTTGCAAGTACAGCCATTGCCACAGGGGTTTATGGTCCGGTCGGATTTACAATTGTTTTTGTTGTTGGCTTGTTGGTTCCGAATGTATGGGTAGCTGCCATTGTTGGTGCAATCACGATTTTCCTTGAAGTCATGTTACTCAGTCAGATTGCGCGTTTTCTTGATAAGTACCCAGGTGTTCGCCAGTCAGGTGAGAATATTCGAACTGCAATGACTCGTATTCTAGAAGTCGCCCTCTTAATTGGTGGTGCGAATGCCGCCAATGCGATTGCTCCAGGACTAGGGTTCTTTATTATTGCAGGTTTCTACTTATTAAATGAGATCGCAGGTCGCCCGATTGTGCGAATGGCTGTTGGACCGATTGGTGCTATTGCCGTTGGTATTCTTGCTAATATCCTTGTCGTTCTAGGCATTATGCAAATACCGCAGTAAAAGGAGGTTTTAAGATGATTCAGACAGTTAGAGGCGAAATCACTCCAACTGACCTTGGTGTATGTTCAGCACATGAACACCTTTGTATTGATTTATCACGTATTAAAAAAGACCCTGATACAATCCTTGATGATGTTGGAGGAATGGAAGAAGAGCTTCGCCGCTTTAAAGCTTCGGGCGGCCAGGCGATGGTAGAAGTTACGAACGATGGAATGGGGCGGGATGCGGAGCTTCTTTGCAAACTAAGTGAGACAACAGGCGTCCATCTTATCGCAAGTACAGGTTTCTACAAAGATCCTTTTCTTCCAGAGAAATCCTTTTCATGGAATCGTGAAGATTTTGCTCAACATATGATGAATGAAATAAACAATGGAATCGAAGGAACAGAGGTGTACCCAGGGATCATTGGCGAAATTGGCAGCAGTCATAACGAAATTAAACCTATTGAAGAAGAGCTTTTAACTGGTGCTGGAATCGCAGCCATTGAAACCGGTCTCCCTGTCACAACCCATACAACGCTTGGAACGATGGGAGTCGAGCAAGTTGAGCTTTATTCGAAGCTCGGATTGACGATGGATCAATTAATTATTGGACATCAGGACCTCAATACTGATAATGGACGGGTGCTTGCTGTTGTGGAAGCAGGAGCATTCGTAGGCTTTGATACGATTGGCAAGAATAATTATCGGCCCGACGAGGATCGCATACGTTCGATTCTATTCTTATTTGAAAAAGGTTATGGTTCAAAGATTTTGTTATCTGCAGATTTAACCAGAAAGTCTCACTGGCATAAGCATGGAGGAATTGGTTATGACTATGTCCTCAATCAGTTTGTCCCTCGCTTGAAAGAAAGTGGACTATCTGATCAAGACATTCACATGCTTCTTATAGGTAATCCAGCTCGAGCTTTCAATCGTAAAGCGATGAAGCAGATATGAAGTATGCTGAATCTGTTTTACCTCAAATGTCGATTGAAGAAGCAACGATTAAGCAATTTGAATTAGTCGAGTGTATGACTCGTGAATTTACTGATAACGAGATGTTCCTAGATGGAGATCGAGGCGTAAATCCCATATATAAGCGACCAAGAACAACGGCTAAAGTTGAAAATGTTCTAGCCAACATGTTTGGCGCTGAACAAGCCGCACTTGTAAGAGGATCAGGTACAGGAGCGATACGTTCGTTACTAAGTGCCCTACTAAAACCTGGAGATTCAATCATCATCCATACAGCACCGATCTACATGACGACTAAAGAAACGATTCGTATGCTCGGGTTACGAACAGAAACAGTCGATTACAATGATTTAGAAGCTTTGACAAAATCAGTTGCTCATTCAGATGCGAATGTTTTCTATATTCAACATGCAAGACAACAGCCCAATGACACGTATCGTCTTAAAGAAGTCATTCATACGGTGAAAACGGTCAGGCCAGAGATGATCGTGGCTGTGGATGATAACTATTGTGCGCTAAAAATGCCAGAAATAGGTGTTGAGCTTGGAGCAGATTATTCTACCTTTTCTGGATTTAAATTACTCGGTCCTGAAGGTGTTGGAATCATTCTCGGGGATAAAGCTATCGACACGATCCAACAGCGAAATTACTCTGGGGGTAGTCAGGTGCAGGGACCAGAAGCAATGGAGTTACTTCGTTCCATCCCATTCGCACCCGTCTCCCTGGCGATCCAAAGCCAGCAAGTAGATCTCTTATGTGAGCTTTTAAATAAAGGTTCAGTAGCGGGGGTTAAAGAGGCTTACATTACAAATTCCCAATCAAAGAATGTCATTGTTGAGCTCAAGGAACCAATTGCTCAGGGAGTAATTGAGCGAAGTAAGGCATTTGGTGCTGCAACCTATCCAGTGGGTGCCGAATCTCGTTTTGAACTGGTTCCAATGATTTATCGCGTCTCTGGTAGTTTCCTAGAGAGTACGCCTGATCTACTTCATTACGGTTTACGAATCAACCCAATGAAAGCAGGGGCAGAAACCGTCATTCGTATTCTCAGGAAAGTCATGCAAGCAGAATGAATTCTACATCGTGGCAGCAAGAGTGTTGCATGTCGGTCAGGAGGTCACGACATTGTTTCTTACGCTTACAAAGAAGAGGAATCCAGAACTTATTAGAACAGGAGTAGAACTGCATCAAGCTGGTGTCATTCCACCGAATACGTACGTCATCGATCTTGACACGGTCGCTGACAACGTAACGAGTATGGCGCGCGCAGCCAGGGAGAATGATTTCACTTTGTATTTTATGAGTAAACAGCTCGGGCGAATAGGTGAGCTCGGTAAATGGATCGCTGATCATGGGATCAAACAAGCGGTTGCTGTAGAATTTGAAGAAGCTCGTAAACTTCATCAAGCAGGGATTGCTCTTGGGAATGTTGGCCATCTTGTGCAACCGGGGAAACACCAGTGGGGTGACATTCTCGAGTTTCAACCTGAAGTTGTTACTGTGTTCTCCATTGAACGTGCCAGGCAAGTGTCTGGTGCAGCTATTAAACTTGGAAAGAAACAGGATGTCATCCTTCGGGTGATCTGTGAATCGGATACCATTTATCCTGGACAGTGGGGAGGGTTTGCGCTAGATCAGCTTAAGGAAACTGTACCTGATCTTCATAAACTCCCTGGCATTGATGTAGTGGGCGTTACGTCATTTCCACTTCTATTAATGGATAAGGAGCGGAAAGAGCTTACGTTTACAAAAAACTTAAAAACGATCCTTTCTGCAAAAGAAATACTTGAAGAATCGGGATTTAGCATTCAGCAGGTTAATGGTCCGAGTGCAACGAGTACAGAAACCATACCGATGTTGAAGCAGGCTGGGATTACCCATGGAGAGCCAGGGCACGCCCTAACTGGTACCACTCCGCTCCATGCAGTGCGTTCACTTCCAGAAAAGCCAGCCATTATCTATGTATCTGAAGTCTCTCATGAGGATACAGACCATGTTTATGTGCTTGGAGGAGGATTCTACGAACGTGGGAATTTGACGGGTGCCTATGTTGGACAGACAGCTGAAACGATTTTTGACACGTTTTTAAAAGGGAAATCACTACCCTCTGAATACATCGATTATTATGGGAGACTTGAGCGGGGAGATCCTGTTGCTATAGGTGATACGGCTATCTTTGCCTTTCGAACACAGGTGTTTGTGACACGAGCGAACGTGGCGCTTGTACGTGGTTTACATTCTGGTTATCCAGAGATCGTGCATTTCGAAAGGAGAGGATAGCATGGGACGAATGATTGTGCTCGTTCTAGATAGTTTTGGCATTGGTGCAATGGATGATTGTATTGAATATGAACCCGGGGATTGTAGGGCAAATACGTACAAACACATTCGAGAAACAGTGCCGCTATCTATTCCGACAATGTATTCACTTGGTTTGAATCAGCTTGTTGACGGAAGTGGAGAAACAAATGGGGCTTACGGACGTTCCAGGCTCGCGCACCATGGTGCTGACACTTACATGGGGCATCAGGAGATTGCTGGAAGTCTACCAAAACGATCAGCCAAGCGCTTGATGAAAGACGTACACCAAGATATAACTGCAAATCTTTTAAGGGAAAATTTTAAAGTAGACTATCCATGGGAAGGTCGCCCAGTATTGTTGATTGATGAGACCATACTAGTAGCTGATAACATTGAATCTACGCCAGGAAATATTATTAATGTGACCGCCGACCTTTCGAAGGTATCCTTCGATCACGCTTTAAAGGTTGGAAACGTAGTAAGAAACTCGGTTGATACGAGCAGGGTTATTACATTGGGAGGTCCCCATACGTCAATTGACCATCTTATTTCAGTTGTGAAAGAAGGACAACCAGGGCAATGGGGGGTGGATAGTCCAAATGCGGGCGTGTATGGAGAAGACTACCATGTTCGCCATCTTGGATATGGAGTTCATGTCGAAAAGCAATTCCAGAAGCTTGCGGAACAGCAGTTACCAGTTTATCGAATTGGAAAAACAGCAGATGTTCTCGAAGGGAAAGATCTTGATTATTCTATTGTGAACACAGCAGAAGTACTTCATCAATTAAAGGAAACTTTTCTAAAAGAACGTCATGCTGCTTTCCTAGTAAATGTGCAGGAAACGGATCTTGCAGGCCATGCTCAGAATACAAGGTGGTATGCATCACTACTCGAGGAAGTGGATGTTTGGCTTAGTGACTTTATTCGGCTTCTTGAAGAAAATGATATCTTGATCGTAACGGCAGATCACGGGAATGATCCAACGATCGGGCATTCAAAACATACGAGGGAATATACTCCTCTGATGATTACTGGCCCGAATGTAAAACCAGTGTCAATTGGGACAAGAGAAACGATGGCAGACATAGGAGCAACGTTGAGTGACTACTTTCACATAGAGCAACCTGAGGCAGGGACAAGCTTTCTAAATGAAATTCTGAAGAAATAAGGAGGAAGATGGATGAACAAAATACTTGTTGTGATGTTAGTGGTTCTTACAATTAGTGCACCGTTTTTTTCAAAAGCATCTGCCGCTGCACAAAGTTCAAAACTTAGTCATGGAAGTCCACAGGGTGTTGGGATGGACCCTTCAACTCTCGAACAGATTGATAGTGTTGTACAGGAAGCATTGAATAATAAGGTCACTCCCGGAGCGGTTGTGTTAGTTGCGAAGGATGGAAAGATTGTAAAGGAATCGGCATATGGGTATGCAGAGAAATATGACATGGGCGTACTTTTAGAAAATCCTCGCAAGATGAAAAAGAAAACAATGTTTGATCTTGCCTCAGTAACGAAAGTCATGGGTACGACACAGGGAATTATGAAGCTTGTTAGTGAGGAGAAGCTGTCTCTAAATGACCGCGTAGCCATGTACATCCCTGATTTCGCGTCTAATGGGAAAGAAGAGGTTACAATTGCTGACCTACTAACGCATACTTCTGGTTTAACGCCATGGCAGCCAACTTATTTTCACGCAGAGAATTCAACAGAAGTTCTGGACTATATTAACGCACTTCCACTTGAGTATGAAACAGGTACAGATCGTCGCTATAGCGATTTTAGCTTCATGATGCTTGGATTTGTTATTGAAGAAATAAGCGGTCAACGGCTTGATGAGTATCTTTCAGAGAATATCTACCAGCCCTTGAAAATGAAAGATACGATGTTTAACCCATCAGATCATCTAGATAATAATATTGCAGCAACGTCATGGGGAAATCCGTTTGAGTACAAAATGGTCGATGATCCTAATTTTGGGTATACAGTTCCAGAAGATGCTGAGGACTTCAAAAGATGGAGAAACGAGACACTTATTGGAGAAGTAAATGATGGGAATAGCTATTATGCAAATGGCGGCATTGCTGGACACGCAGGATTATTCTCTACGGCAAGGGACCTTGCTGTTCTTGGACAGGCTATGCTGAATGGCGGCAACTATGGAAAAGTTGAACTTTATGATAATAGTGTGATTGAATCATTCACTATGGCGCAGCGTTTTGGTCAGGGATATGGATGGGAACTCAATAAAAGCTGGTATATGGGTGATAAGCATTCACAATCTGCTTTCGGGCATACAGGTTTTACTGGGACACAAGTGATTTTTGATCCTGAGTATAATCTTCAAATTATTTTGCTTACTAATAAGCAAAATAACGGCCCACTTGAAAGTGGCTCTTACCCAAGTACTGGAGGGCTATCCAAACAAGTCGTAAACATTGTATATGAATCGATTCAATAAAAGAGGGAGAGGGGGTCAGACACGTGTCTGACCCCCCTCTCCCTTCTTTTTATTTAAATTTAAACTTTTTTGACTTGAAGGGTTGTAAAACGCTTACATTCATTTTATAATACAACTAAATCGATTTACTAAATCGGTTTAGTAAAAATATTTCAGATATGGAGAATGTTTTATGAAACCTGTAACTATGGCAGATGTTGCAAAAAAGGCGCAAGTATCGAAGAGCACAGTTTCTCAATATTTAAATAAACGTTATGACTATATGAGTGAAAAGACTAAATTAAGAGTTGAAGAGGCCATTAAAGATCTTGGTTACCAACCAAACATCGTAGCAAGAAGCTTAAAACAAAAGTCAACGAAAACGATTGGGGTTATCGTTGCCAACATCCTTCATACTTTCTCAACAGAAGTAAGCAGAGCTGTGGAGGATGCGTGTCATGGAGAAGATTTTCACACAATCATCTGTAATGCTGATGATGATCCAGTAAAGGAAAAGCGTTATATAGAGATGCTCCGTGCCAAACAAGTTGACGGATTGATTATCTTTCCTACTGGTGACAACCGAGAACTCTACAAAAAAATGCTGGATGAGAATTATCCGCTCGTCTTTCTAGATCGTTCAGTTCCGGATATTCCCGCATCTTCCATAATGCTTAACAATGAAAAAGCTTCTGAATTAGCTGTTGATCATTTTGTTCGTAAAGGTCATAAGCATATCGCCATCATGACCACGTCTTTTATAGATAACATTTCTCCACGGTATGAGCGGGTAGAAGGTTATAAAAAAGCCTTACACTCTCGGGATATTGAAATAAAAGAAGAGTACATCCAATGTGTAGAGCCGGATCTAATTGCTTCATCACTTAAAGAAATGTTAGCACTCCCAATGCCTCCAGATTGTATTATTGCTGGTAATGATTTCGTGCTAAAAGAGGTGCTTCGATTTTCTAAGCAGCAATCCTTGAATATTCCAGATGACTTATCGGTAATCGGAATTGATGATGTGCCGTATGCAAGTTTTTACACTCCCCCAATTACGGCAGTAGCTCAGCCCACTTTTAAGATGGGTAAAATGGCAGCCGAGCTTTTGTTAGATAAAATCAATAAAAATAAGATGAAAGACAATCAGCCAGAATATCGTTTTGAACCTAAATTGATGATCAGAGAATCAGTTTACTAATGAGAAGGGGGACCAGGCATGAAAAAAGATGTTGTTACAATTGGAGATGCGATGATCACATTTGATCCTTCACATCATGGGCCAATGCGGTATGCTTCCACTTTTGAGCGTAAAGCAGGTGGAGCTGAATTTAATTTCGCAATTGGATGTGCAAGGCTCGGTTTACAAACGGGATGGATCAGTCGATTAGGAAATGATGAGTTTGGAAAATACATTCGCAATTTTGCTAGAGGTGAGGGAATTGATGTTTCAGAAGTACAGTTACTGGATCAGTATTCCACTTCGTTAAATTTCAAGGAAATTAGAGAAGACGGTAGTGGAAGAACGTTCTATTATCGTCATCATTCACCTACTGAAGCACTGACAGAAGCCACTCTTGATGAAGATATATTGAGGAGTTGCAAGCTGTTACATATCACAGGTGTTTTTGCTGCAATTAACCCAGATAAGAATATTTCTCTTCTCAAGCGAGCTGCGACGATAGCAAAGGATAATGGAGCGATGATCACTTTCGACCCTAATATTCGTTTGAAATTGTGGTCTCGCGAAGAAGCAAAACGTTGCTTAACAGATCTCCTTCCTTACGTCGATGTCCTGCTTACAGGTGAAGATGAGGCAGAATTACTTTTCGGTGTCCGCGATCCCGAAAAAATTGCACAAGCTTGTCAAAAGTATGGGATCTCAACAATTGCAATAAAAAAAGGTGAAAACGGGGCTTGTGCTTTTAAAAATGGTGACCTTGTTCATGCCGCTCCAATTCCACCAAAAAAAGTGATCGATACCGTAGGGGCAGGAGACGGCTTCGATGCCGGTTTTGTGTATGGATTATTAAATGGATGGACCCTTGAAAGAACCCTTAAGTTCTCAAATGCAATTGGCTCTTTGGTTGTAAGCGTTTATGGAGATAATGAAGGGTTACCAGAACTAGGGGAAGTCCTTGCACAGCTTGGCGAAAGAGAATTTATTGAGAGGTGATATAGGTGAAACTTCAATTAGCCCTGGACAGGTTATCAGATGA harbors:
- a CDS encoding phosphotriesterase family protein, encoding MIQTVRGEITPTDLGVCSAHEHLCIDLSRIKKDPDTILDDVGGMEEELRRFKASGGQAMVEVTNDGMGRDAELLCKLSETTGVHLIASTGFYKDPFLPEKSFSWNREDFAQHMMNEINNGIEGTEVYPGIIGEIGSSHNEIKPIEEELLTGAGIAAIETGLPVTTHTTLGTMGVEQVELYSKLGLTMDQLIIGHQDLNTDNGRVLAVVEAGAFVGFDTIGKNNYRPDEDRIRSILFLFEKGYGSKILLSADLTRKSHWHKHGGIGYDYVLNQFVPRLKESGLSDQDIHMLLIGNPARAFNRKAMKQI
- a CDS encoding serine hydrolase produces the protein MNKILVVMLVVLTISAPFFSKASAAAQSSKLSHGSPQGVGMDPSTLEQIDSVVQEALNNKVTPGAVVLVAKDGKIVKESAYGYAEKYDMGVLLENPRKMKKKTMFDLASVTKVMGTTQGIMKLVSEEKLSLNDRVAMYIPDFASNGKEEVTIADLLTHTSGLTPWQPTYFHAENSTEVLDYINALPLEYETGTDRRYSDFSFMMLGFVIEEISGQRLDEYLSENIYQPLKMKDTMFNPSDHLDNNIAATSWGNPFEYKMVDDPNFGYTVPEDAEDFKRWRNETLIGEVNDGNSYYANGGIAGHAGLFSTARDLAVLGQAMLNGGNYGKVELYDNSVIESFTMAQRFGQGYGWELNKSWYMGDKHSQSAFGHTGFTGTQVIFDPEYNLQIILLTNKQNNGPLESGSYPSTGGLSKQVVNIVYESIQ
- a CDS encoding YhfT family protein gives rise to the protein MEMVLIILIGAMAAVLANLNLAVFNDGLRPIVPENTEGRMGRKELGLTAFAMSFGLVVGFGIPFTITASIILIHSILLGTDIIGLITPRNKWGTPVAAIVGGAYGAGLLVGLEGFVTLFEKLPLNFLDAMGQVGSPVVVTFMAFPALAVALQFSVKKGVLTFIVSAIVRQLAVWLNESGAMTFGDTAVTLNQEGMALITGMIFLITYAVRQKSDSEGSSIDLASVFSERVNRIKKHVVYFMIMGGLIAAATNLLIMAGDPISLNLLAEGRVTDAAIAAGARALGFIPLVASTAIATGVYGPVGFTIVFVVGLLVPNVWVAAIVGAITIFLEVMLLSQIARFLDKYPGVRQSGENIRTAMTRILEVALLIGGANAANAIAPGLGFFIIAGFYLLNEIAGRPIVRMAVGPIGAIAVGILANILVVLGIMQIPQ
- a CDS encoding phosphopentomutase translates to MGRMIVLVLDSFGIGAMDDCIEYEPGDCRANTYKHIRETVPLSIPTMYSLGLNQLVDGSGETNGAYGRSRLAHHGADTYMGHQEIAGSLPKRSAKRLMKDVHQDITANLLRENFKVDYPWEGRPVLLIDETILVADNIESTPGNIINVTADLSKVSFDHALKVGNVVRNSVDTSRVITLGGPHTSIDHLISVVKEGQPGQWGVDSPNAGVYGEDYHVRHLGYGVHVEKQFQKLAEQQLPVYRIGKTADVLEGKDLDYSIVNTAEVLHQLKETFLKERHAAFLVNVQETDLAGHAQNTRWYASLLEEVDVWLSDFIRLLEENDILIVTADHGNDPTIGHSKHTREYTPLMITGPNVKPVSIGTRETMADIGATLSDYFHIEQPEAGTSFLNEILKK
- a CDS encoding sugar kinase — protein: MKKDVVTIGDAMITFDPSHHGPMRYASTFERKAGGAEFNFAIGCARLGLQTGWISRLGNDEFGKYIRNFARGEGIDVSEVQLLDQYSTSLNFKEIREDGSGRTFYYRHHSPTEALTEATLDEDILRSCKLLHITGVFAAINPDKNISLLKRAATIAKDNGAMITFDPNIRLKLWSREEAKRCLTDLLPYVDVLLTGEDEAELLFGVRDPEKIAQACQKYGISTIAIKKGENGACAFKNGDLVHAAPIPPKKVIDTVGAGDGFDAGFVYGLLNGWTLERTLKFSNAIGSLVVSVYGDNEGLPELGEVLAQLGEREFIER
- a CDS encoding YhfX family PLP-dependent enzyme, which produces MFLTLTKKRNPELIRTGVELHQAGVIPPNTYVIDLDTVADNVTSMARAARENDFTLYFMSKQLGRIGELGKWIADHGIKQAVAVEFEEARKLHQAGIALGNVGHLVQPGKHQWGDILEFQPEVVTVFSIERARQVSGAAIKLGKKQDVILRVICESDTIYPGQWGGFALDQLKETVPDLHKLPGIDVVGVTSFPLLLMDKERKELTFTKNLKTILSAKEILEESGFSIQQVNGPSATSTETIPMLKQAGITHGEPGHALTGTTPLHAVRSLPEKPAIIYVSEVSHEDTDHVYVLGGGFYERGNLTGAYVGQTAETIFDTFLKGKSLPSEYIDYYGRLERGDPVAIGDTAIFAFRTQVFVTRANVALVRGLHSGYPEIVHFERRG
- a CDS encoding aminotransferase class V-fold PLP-dependent enzyme; this encodes MKYAESVLPQMSIEEATIKQFELVECMTREFTDNEMFLDGDRGVNPIYKRPRTTAKVENVLANMFGAEQAALVRGSGTGAIRSLLSALLKPGDSIIIHTAPIYMTTKETIRMLGLRTETVDYNDLEALTKSVAHSDANVFYIQHARQQPNDTYRLKEVIHTVKTVRPEMIVAVDDNYCALKMPEIGVELGADYSTFSGFKLLGPEGVGIILGDKAIDTIQQRNYSGGSQVQGPEAMELLRSIPFAPVSLAIQSQQVDLLCELLNKGSVAGVKEAYITNSQSKNVIVELKEPIAQGVIERSKAFGAATYPVGAESRFELVPMIYRVSGSFLESTPDLLHYGLRINPMKAGAETVIRILRKVMQAE
- a CDS encoding LacI family DNA-binding transcriptional regulator; translation: MKPVTMADVAKKAQVSKSTVSQYLNKRYDYMSEKTKLRVEEAIKDLGYQPNIVARSLKQKSTKTIGVIVANILHTFSTEVSRAVEDACHGEDFHTIICNADDDPVKEKRYIEMLRAKQVDGLIIFPTGDNRELYKKMLDENYPLVFLDRSVPDIPASSIMLNNEKASELAVDHFVRKGHKHIAIMTTSFIDNISPRYERVEGYKKALHSRDIEIKEEYIQCVEPDLIASSLKEMLALPMPPDCIIAGNDFVLKEVLRFSKQQSLNIPDDLSVIGIDDVPYASFYTPPITAVAQPTFKMGKMAAELLLDKINKNKMKDNQPEYRFEPKLMIRESVY